One part of the Bacteroidia bacterium genome encodes these proteins:
- the porV gene encoding type IX secretion system outer membrane channel protein PorV, translating to MGILLGFSNRVLAQNPTTGAERTTKTITTAVPFLLVAPDSRSGGMGEAGVAIADDANAMHWNPAQLAFLDKRMGFAMSYSPWLRALGIPDINLMYLSGYFNTGGKGVVGASLRYFSLGEIQFTDNLGQPTGSGKPNEFALDLAYALPLTGDLSGSISLRFIHSELASNNNVPTADAKPVNSAAGDIAFAYKKDFKMNGGNGPIPVRFSSGINISNIGPKVSYSASTANKDFIPINMRLGYAFKFLVDDYNSITFTNDFNKLLVPSEGGRSDKALLSGIFGSFGDAEGGFGEEISEFNTSVGFEYWYREIFAARAGFFYEDAEKGNRKFITLGAGIRYNVFGLHFAYLAPLQQNHPLQNTLRFTLTYDFESAGNE from the coding sequence TTGGGGATCCTGCTTGGGTTTTCAAATAGAGTTTTAGCCCAAAATCCTACTACCGGTGCTGAGAGAACCACGAAAACGATCACTACTGCTGTTCCGTTTTTGCTGGTGGCCCCTGATTCCCGCAGTGGAGGTATGGGTGAAGCTGGGGTAGCCATTGCGGATGATGCAAACGCCATGCATTGGAATCCTGCACAACTTGCATTTTTGGACAAACGCATGGGTTTTGCGATGTCTTACTCTCCTTGGTTGAGAGCTTTGGGAATTCCAGACATCAACCTGATGTACCTTTCAGGCTATTTCAATACAGGAGGAAAAGGAGTTGTTGGAGCATCTCTTCGCTATTTCTCTTTAGGAGAAATTCAGTTTACAGATAACCTGGGGCAGCCAACCGGAAGTGGTAAACCCAATGAGTTCGCGCTCGACCTTGCTTATGCACTGCCATTGACTGGCGATCTTTCCGGTTCTATCTCTCTTCGCTTTATCCACAGTGAGCTGGCTTCTAACAACAATGTGCCAACTGCAGATGCAAAGCCTGTGAATTCAGCTGCGGGAGATATCGCTTTTGCGTACAAAAAAGATTTTAAAATGAATGGCGGAAATGGCCCGATTCCTGTTCGTTTCTCGAGTGGAATCAACATTTCTAACATTGGACCTAAGGTCTCATATTCAGCATCTACTGCCAATAAAGACTTCATCCCGATCAACATGAGATTAGGATATGCCTTTAAATTTTTGGTTGATGACTATAACTCTATTACCTTTACCAATGATTTCAATAAATTATTGGTACCTTCTGAAGGTGGAAGATCTGACAAAGCACTGCTGAGTGGGATCTTTGGAAGCTTCGGAGATGCAGAAGGAGGTTTTGGAGAGGAGATCTCTGAATTTAATACATCTGTAGGATTTGAATACTGGTATCGCGAGATTTTTGCCGCGAGAGCAGGTTTCTTCTACGAAGATGCAGAAAAGGGTAATAGAAAATTCATCACCCTTGGAGCTGGCATCCGTTACAATGTATTTGGTTTGCACTTTGCTTACCTGGCGCCTCTGCAGCAAAATCACCCGCTGCAAAACACATTGCGCTTTACATTGACATACGATTTCGAGTCAGCTGGAAACGAGTAA
- a CDS encoding shikimate dehydrogenase produces MFRQFGLIGEKLGHSFSKKYFSKKFEAQDIDAAYELYELAEIGEFEKLKKTPHLRGLNVTIPYKAAVIPFLDELAPEAAAIQAVNTIKFEDGKLIGFNSDIYGFWNSLLDFTKGAEISGAIILGNGGATRAVIYVLEEKLGVKNIRIATRNPRSANHLSYPELESLEIEKFPLIINSTPLGMYPNTEGCPTFPYHKLSEKHWAYDLIYNPEETSFMRAAAKHGARSKNGIDMLIGQAEKSWEFWNS; encoded by the coding sequence ATGTTTCGACAATTTGGATTGATTGGGGAAAAACTGGGTCACAGTTTTTCGAAAAAGTACTTCAGTAAAAAATTTGAAGCTCAAGACATTGATGCAGCCTATGAGTTATATGAACTGGCTGAGATTGGAGAATTTGAAAAGTTGAAGAAAACACCTCATCTGAGGGGTTTGAATGTTACGATACCCTATAAAGCAGCCGTTATTCCTTTTTTGGATGAATTGGCACCCGAGGCTGCTGCTATCCAGGCTGTCAATACCATCAAATTTGAAGATGGCAAGCTCATCGGATTCAATTCGGATATCTACGGCTTTTGGAACTCTTTGCTGGATTTTACAAAGGGAGCCGAAATATCGGGGGCCATCATTTTAGGAAATGGAGGGGCGACCCGAGCGGTTATCTATGTACTGGAAGAAAAACTGGGCGTAAAAAATATCAGAATCGCCACTCGCAATCCGCGATCTGCAAATCATCTCTCATATCCTGAGTTAGAGAGTTTGGAGATCGAAAAATTCCCTTTGATCATCAATTCAACTCCTCTGGGTATGTACCCCAATACAGAGGGATGCCCGACTTTCCCCTACCATAAACTCAGCGAGAAACACTGGGCATACGACCTCATATACAATCCGGAAGAAACCTCATTTATGAGGGCTGCTGCCAAGCATGGAGCCCGAAGTAAAAACGGAATTGATATGCTGATCGGTCAGGCTGAGAAATCCTGGGAGTTCTGGAATTCCTGA
- a CDS encoding ATP-binding protein: protein MAKAKTTKPKVVVPEWVQDIQRKYLSQNVSQFILHGNINDYVRVNRDKKNSYYLIKDFLNEELFKYKDIVIYYDRAAGIRFKDDRTFGGDSKTRKEFVSTLRLFDELTDNNFAELTRNPARSFFTLDTYFNLMVNQDFIDAWFSEVEANLQSPSNVVETDEPVKDGDIIDRFIKMTLPEFDEDAKKRKGDLETLKARLAKLKANLSKPKSIAFVIDYAETLIPMTENSSYRPEEHMLLVFMQKWAKEKKFLDADMTIVVMTENLMNLNAQYIRNPFTFDVSLPYPKEEDRLVFIKDFYKNHKDSKKHFEMNAEVFAKNTAGLSLVQLNTIMNEAARNKIKFTNEELTEQKKEMIEQEAGGLLEFVETKYSLKNVAGHTQAKKHLLDAANALKNGRSDVMPMGYLISGPVGTGKTFMISVFANDIGVPMVMLKNFRGMYVGQSEGNLQKVLKILKAMAPVAVMIDEADAYLGNRSNSGGSGVNSRIFSMLASFMSNSENRGKVIWFLVTARPDLMPVDFKRQGRAEEHIGLFYPESIEDKRELLDVMLKKTGLSYLNMDEFDEDFFEDIPIKSGADMEAALTRAKFKAASLGLDKVNVDIIAQVFHDFLPPTYPEEIELMTYAAVLECTSKELLPPKFREMSREDVLMTVQDLQSRIR, encoded by the coding sequence ATGGCTAAAGCTAAGACGACTAAACCCAAGGTGGTTGTGCCTGAGTGGGTTCAGGATATTCAAAGAAAGTACCTATCTCAAAATGTATCTCAATTTATCCTTCACGGAAACATCAATGACTATGTGAGGGTCAATCGCGATAAAAAGAACAGTTACTATCTCATTAAAGATTTCCTCAATGAGGAACTCTTTAAGTACAAAGACATAGTAATTTATTATGATCGCGCAGCAGGGATAAGATTTAAGGACGATCGCACTTTTGGCGGAGACAGTAAAACCCGCAAAGAATTTGTATCAACCCTGAGACTCTTTGATGAGTTAACAGATAATAATTTTGCAGAATTGACCCGAAATCCTGCAAGATCATTTTTCACCCTGGATACCTATTTCAATCTCATGGTCAATCAGGACTTTATTGATGCCTGGTTTTCTGAGGTCGAAGCAAATCTTCAAAGTCCTTCTAATGTGGTAGAAACTGATGAGCCTGTCAAAGATGGAGACATCATTGACCGCTTTATCAAAATGACCCTGCCAGAATTTGATGAGGACGCCAAGAAAAGAAAAGGGGACCTGGAAACCCTCAAAGCCCGACTGGCGAAATTGAAAGCCAATCTCTCTAAGCCCAAGTCCATCGCATTTGTAATTGACTATGCAGAGACCCTCATTCCGATGACGGAAAATTCCAGTTACCGTCCGGAAGAACATATGCTGCTGGTCTTCATGCAAAAGTGGGCCAAGGAAAAGAAATTCCTGGATGCTGATATGACGATTGTGGTCATGACGGAAAACCTCATGAACCTCAATGCGCAGTATATTCGCAATCCTTTTACTTTTGACGTATCCCTCCCCTATCCTAAAGAGGAAGATCGTCTGGTATTCATCAAGGATTTCTACAAAAATCACAAAGACAGCAAAAAGCATTTTGAAATGAATGCGGAGGTCTTTGCGAAAAATACAGCAGGTCTTAGCCTCGTTCAGCTGAATACGATCATGAATGAGGCAGCTCGAAACAAGATCAAATTCACGAATGAAGAGCTGACAGAACAGAAGAAGGAAATGATCGAGCAGGAAGCGGGGGGCTTGTTGGAGTTTGTTGAGACCAAATACAGCTTGAAAAATGTGGCCGGTCATACGCAGGCGAAAAAGCATCTCCTTGATGCGGCCAATGCCTTGAAAAATGGCAGGTCCGATGTGATGCCAATGGGGTATCTGATCTCAGGGCCCGTAGGTACGGGTAAGACCTTTATGATTAGCGTTTTTGCCAATGATATAGGAGTACCAATGGTCATGCTCAAAAACTTCAGGGGTATGTACGTTGGTCAGTCAGAAGGCAACCTCCAAAAGGTGTTGAAAATTCTGAAAGCCATGGCTCCTGTAGCCGTAATGATTGATGAAGCCGATGCTTATTTGGGCAATCGGTCCAATTCCGGAGGTAGTGGAGTAAACAGCCGGATCTTCTCTATGTTGGCCAGTTTCATGTCTAACTCAGAAAATAGAGGAAAGGTCATCTGGTTCCTGGTAACTGCGAGGCCCGACCTTATGCCAGTTGACTTTAAACGCCAGGGTCGTGCAGAAGAACATATCGGACTTTTCTACCCTGAATCAATTGAAGACAAGCGTGAGCTTCTGGATGTCATGTTGAAAAAGACAGGACTTAGTTATTTGAACATGGACGAATTTGATGAGGACTTCTTTGAGGATATTCCGATCAAGTCCGGTGCGGATATGGAGGCAGCTCTGACCCGTGCGAAATTCAAAGCAGCCAGTTTAGGACTGGATAAAGTAAATGTGGATATCATTGCGCAGGTTTTCCATGACTTCCTGCCACCTACTTATCCGGAAGAAATTGAGCTGATGACATATGCTGCAGTATTGGAGTGTACTTCGAAAGAATTGCTTCCACCAAAGTTCAGAGAAATGTCTCGTGAAGATGTTTTGATGACCGTACAGGATTTGCAGTCTAGAATTCGATAA